GCTTCGGGGCCCAGGGGCAGGTCGAGCATTACCCAGCCGACCAGCAGGGCGGTCCAGAAAATGGTGAACACGATGGTATAGGGCAACATGGTTGAGATCAGGGTTCCCAGTCCGGAGTTTTTCTGATACTTTTCGAAGTAAATGATGATCAACGCAAAAAAGCTCATCATGGGAGAAATGATGTTGGTAACGGAATCCCCTACCCTGAAGATGGCCTGTGAAAGTTCGGGCGAATACCCGAGCAGCATGAACATGGGAATGAAAACAGGCCCCATAATGGCCCATTTGGCGGAAGCGCTGCCCATAAACAGGTTGATAAATCCAGACAGCATCACAAAAAGGATTATCAGAGGTATAAGCCCAAGATCGGCCTGATGCAGAAACGCAGCTCCTTTCACGGCAATCACAAGCCCGAGGTTGCTCCATTTGAAATAGGCAACAAACTGGGCTGCAAAAAACACCAGCACCAGGAAGGCTGAAAGGGTTTTAAAACTGTCGGCCATCCCTTTAACAACATCTGTATCATTCTTAAATTTACCGGTTACAGCCCCATAAACGATACCAAGACTGGCAGCCATAAAGAAAAGAAAGGCAATGAACCCTTTGATCAGCGGCGAATGCAGGATGGTATTGTCAGTACCCCTTAAAAAACCCTGATCAGGCAACAGTCCAATAGCAAAAAGCAGCACCCATGCAACTGATGTAACCATCACCCAGCGCAGAGCCTTACGCTCACGGGGATTAAGCTTTTCCATTGATTCCGGTATAACATCACCAGTATATTTTCCCAACCGGGGCTCTACAATTCTTTCTGTAACCCAGGTACCCAGCAACGAAATCAGCAGGGTTGACGCCACCATGAAATAATAGTTGGCTGTCGGCAGCACATAGTATTCTGCATCGAGTATCCGGGCGGCTTCGGTTGAAAGCCCCGCAAGCAAAGGGTCGATGGTACCTATGAAAAGGTTGGCGCTGAAGCCGCCCGAAACACCGGCAAATGCGGCAGCCATGCCTGCCACAGGGTGCCGCCCTACAGAATGAAATATCACGCCTGCCATAGGAATCAGCAGCACATATCCCAGATCACTGGCTACATTGGATACAATTCCGGAAAAAACAAGCACAAACGTGAGCATTTTCTTCGGCGATTTGAGCACCAGCAGCCTGATGACCGCCCCAACAAGACCACTGCTTTCCGCAATGCCGATTCCCAGCAATGCAACCATGACAATCCCAAGCGGGGCAAATCCGGTATAATTTTCAACCATCTCAAGCACAATTCTCCTGAATCCTTCGTTCGAAAGGAGGTTGTGTACCTGTATGATTTCCCCGGTTGCAGGATGCGATGCCTGCCAGCCCAAAAGCTGACCTATCCAGGAAAAAATCAGCACGGCAATGGCAAACAACGCAAAAAGTGTTGCCGGGTTGGGCAGGGCGTTTCCCCCTTTTTCAACAATGTTAAGGAATCGCGAAAACAAAGAAGTTCTGGAGTTGGTCGTCATAATGGCCAGCTTATTAAATAAGAGTCAGATTTTCTGGGAGTTAATTCCGGATTAAGGTAACAAAAATAGCAAAATCCTTGAAATTATTAACAATAAACACCCCGGGGTGTTCAATCAGGAAAATGGTTTTCAGACTGAGACAGAATAAAGACCGGAAGGACCTGAACGCCCTGCCCGAATCAGAAAGAGAAACGGATCTTACTCAGTCGGCCGCTGAGGTACATTGCTTTTTCTTAAAATATTGCACCTTATCCCCAGCATCAGCATCCCCTCATAACCTTTGACATCCAGACTGTAGGGCGCTCCTCCCGGTGAATAACGACTGATTTTGTACATGTGAGTAATATCAGCATTGTGCTGCCATGCCAGATTGATCATGTATTGATCCATCATCCGTAAGCCAATCCCCAGCCTCCAATACCAACCCAGCAGAAAAAGAGACCTGCTTTTAACAAAATCATCGGTAACCGCGTCCGGATTATAATCCAGCAGGTAACTGCCGGATAAACCAGCAGCAGGTAAAATCTGTAGTTTCCGCCCCAGGCATAACTCAATCCCTGCCGGTAGCCGAAGGTATTTGAATGCGGCATCAGCATCATATATGGAATAAAAGGTGAGTCCGCCGTTTAGTCTGAAAAAAGCCCGCTCCGGCCGGAAATAATAATTCATGCCGATGCTGAATACATCAGCGCTTTCTTCATCGAACGGCAAAAGAATTACGCTGCCATCATAGCCGGTTGTTGATTTACCAAGCCCCTGTTCAATTGCGACAGTACTTTCCTGCGCAGTGGCGAATTGCATAACAAATACCAATGCAGGCATTAAAAAACCTGATATCAACCTGATTAAATGCATCGCTTTTACGCTGGTAACAGGAAAAGAATCATCACAATTTTCTATCTGAACATTCAAATATACTTATAAATCGAAAGATGCAGAAAATTATAGTTCTGAAAGCTATTACAAAAGTGAATTTCCCTGATCAATCATTAATTAAGAAACAAGCTTGGATTGAGTTTTAAACCATGTATAATAACTTACGGGCGCCAGAAATGACCATCCGGTTAACAGGACTCCGTATGATTTTGCGTTTGAAATCCCTGTAAATTAACTCTGGCAAATAAATTTGGAGTAGATAACGATTGTTATTAAAAATCTGTCTTAAATTTGACCTTAACAGTAACCAGACATACTAAGATGAAACGCACCACCCTCCTGCTTGCCATTGCCCTTTCAATCAGTTATTGCCCGGCACAGATACCCGGCTCGCTCGATTTTTCGTTTGGAAATTGGGGAAAAAGCCTGACAGACCTTGATTCGAGACGCAATTCCGGCGAAGTAATTGAAATTGCACCTGACGGCGGCCTGATAATTTGCGGAACAAATGGTTATGCCAATGAACCCAACGATTGCTTGCTGATCAAGTTGACATCAGGTGGCGAGCCAGATATATCCTTTGGAAACCAGGGAGCTGTTTCATTTGGTTTTGGAGGTGAAAACAGCCAGTGTTTCGATCTGGAAATTCTTACGGATGGAAGAATCCTTGTGGCCGGCGTATGTTGGGACGGGGGAAATCAGAACATCGGGCTGGCAAAATTTACCGCTGCCGGTCAACCCGATCCGACTTTTGGATATGGAGGCACACTGATGGTTAACCTCGGAAAAAATGAATATGCTTCCTCAATAATGAAATTATCAAACAACAAATTTGTCATAACAGGTCCGATCAGTGGCCCCGGTGAACGAGAGGACCTCTTTATCATGCGGTTTCTGTCGAATGGCTCCACGGATACCGGTTTTGGCACCAATGGCTATAACGTGGCAGATCTCAATAACGACTCATACGACATACCGCGCGGCATTGTACTGCACAACAACAAGTACCTGATCAGTGCATGTGCTTTCAACCAATCTTACGATGCCATTGTACTCATCAGGTACAATACCGATGGCACACCAGACCCCACTTTCGGGGTTGGAGGAAAATCAGTTATAGATGGTTTGAATATTATGGATATGATTATTGAAAGGGCAACCCAGCTTGCCATCGATCAGCAAAACCGGATTATTGTGGCAGGCCGTTTCCTGGGCATTGCCGGTACCGATGGTATGCTGCTGCGCTTCCTGTCCAATGGGTATCCTGATAATAGTTTCGGAGAATCAGGCTTAAAGGTATATGCAATAGATGAAGACAATGCATTTATGGCTGTCGGCATTCAGGATGACGGTAAAATCCTGGCTGCCGGATACAGCTGGGACGGAAATGATCTCAATACTTTTCTGCTCCGTGCACTTGAAGACGGAACACCTGACCCCGGGTTTCACATGGGCCAGGGCTACGCAATCCATGAATTGAGCGCAGGAGGGTATATGCATGATATGGCCAACAGTATGGTACTGCCATCCGCCACCAAAGTATTACTGGCCGGTTATGCCGATACCCAAAATAATCATGCCGATGTTGCCGTTTCAAAATACCATCTCGGCATCGTGACAGGAATCAATGAACAACTCCATTCCAAAGAAATTTCGATTTCAGCCGATCCGTCAGATTCCCGCATACTGCTGATTCATGGACTACCTCACAACATGACCTTTCAGGCCGGACTTTATAATATCAGCGGGCAGACTGTTTTTTCGCAACCGCTGCAGTCGGATCAGGCAAATGAGGTCCGTTTGCAGTTACCTTCAGCTTGCCGGCCGGGCATCTACCTGCTGTCAGTCGGGAACGATAAGTTTTCCGGATTTGGTAAGATTGCTATTTTATAAAGGGACTTCTTCTTTCCGGAAAATTGACCAAAGGAGTCTGATAACCATTGGTTTCACGATTAAGGTGACCTATTGTTTTACTATTTCCGCTTTAATCCATCAGGATTCAATTTTTTCAGGAATAATGCAGATAAGAAACCAGCCCGGTACTACTTTCATTATAACTAAATTCATAAAAGCAAAGACTTCTTTTAATAAAATTTAAGTAGGTTTGTCCTTTGAAGCAGGTTAATATTCCGGCTGATTACCACAGTTGGAAGTCATCTAAAGATTATCATTCAAGCCGGGACAGAAGCGCATAGCCATTATCCGGCAGTGTGCTCAGCGGAAAGTGTTCATGAATGGGTTTGGATCAGACTGATCAATGATCTGATGTCAATGATTACTTATATGAAATCATTGTTGTCCGGGAAAAATAATAAAATTTGACCAATATGCTTAGTAGTTATGGGTTTCAGAAGAATGTAAGAAGTTACGGCTTACTTTCACTTTTTCGCCACAAATCGATGCACTGAGCCTGCCGAAGTGGCTCAAAGGCACCAAGTTGCACGAATTTATTTATCTCATTTAGTGGTACTTAGTGTCTCCGTATCTTTGTGGCAGGTTCTTTTCATATTTTAACCGGACAATAATGTTTTCTTAAATATAATTATGACAATCGACACAAAAAATGCCAAATGTTTTTATCAGTTTTGTTATACTATTTAAAACGATT
This sequence is a window from Lentimicrobium saccharophilum. Protein-coding genes within it:
- a CDS encoding AbgT family transporter, producing MTTNSRTSLFSRFLNIVEKGGNALPNPATLFALFAIAVLIFSWIGQLLGWQASHPATGEIIQVHNLLSNEGFRRIVLEMVENYTGFAPLGIVMVALLGIGIAESSGLVGAVIRLLVLKSPKKMLTFVLVFSGIVSNVASDLGYVLLIPMAGVIFHSVGRHPVAGMAAAFAGVSGGFSANLFIGTIDPLLAGLSTEAARILDAEYYVLPTANYYFMVASTLLISLLGTWVTERIVEPRLGKYTGDVIPESMEKLNPRERKALRWVMVTSVAWVLLFAIGLLPDQGFLRGTDNTILHSPLIKGFIAFLFFMAASLGIVYGAVTGKFKNDTDVVKGMADSFKTLSAFLVLVFFAAQFVAYFKWSNLGLVIAVKGAAFLHQADLGLIPLIILFVMLSGFINLFMGSASAKWAIMGPVFIPMFMLLGYSPELSQAIFRVGDSVTNIISPMMSFFALIIIYFEKYQKNSGLGTLISTMLPYTIVFTIFWTALLVGWVMLDLPLGPEAPTLYIR
- a CDS encoding NHL repeat-containing protein, yielding MKRTTLLLAIALSISYCPAQIPGSLDFSFGNWGKSLTDLDSRRNSGEVIEIAPDGGLIICGTNGYANEPNDCLLIKLTSGGEPDISFGNQGAVSFGFGGENSQCFDLEILTDGRILVAGVCWDGGNQNIGLAKFTAAGQPDPTFGYGGTLMVNLGKNEYASSIMKLSNNKFVITGPISGPGEREDLFIMRFLSNGSTDTGFGTNGYNVADLNNDSYDIPRGIVLHNNKYLISACAFNQSYDAIVLIRYNTDGTPDPTFGVGGKSVIDGLNIMDMIIERATQLAIDQQNRIIVAGRFLGIAGTDGMLLRFLSNGYPDNSFGESGLKVYAIDEDNAFMAVGIQDDGKILAAGYSWDGNDLNTFLLRALEDGTPDPGFHMGQGYAIHELSAGGYMHDMANSMVLPSATKVLLAGYADTQNNHADVAVSKYHLGIVTGINEQLHSKEISISADPSDSRILLIHGLPHNMTFQAGLYNISGQTVFSQPLQSDQANEVRLQLPSACRPGIYLLSVGNDKFSGFGKIAIL